In Desulfosediminicola ganghwensis, a single window of DNA contains:
- a CDS encoding F0F1 ATP synthase subunit epsilon: protein MAEQIRLEVVTPSGAVVNEDVDIVNAPGYGGDFGVLANHAPFLSTIKIGTLTYEASKERHALMISGGFCEVSNNKITFLVESAEFGRDIDVDRAMRAKERAEKRLAQASAQNENLNLTRAEASLQRAVARLKTAKL, encoded by the coding sequence ATGGCAGAGCAGATTAGACTTGAAGTTGTTACACCGAGCGGGGCAGTGGTTAACGAAGATGTTGATATCGTTAACGCACCTGGTTATGGTGGCGACTTTGGTGTGCTGGCTAATCATGCCCCATTTTTGTCTACCATCAAGATCGGAACTCTGACTTATGAGGCGAGCAAAGAGCGGCATGCACTAATGATTAGTGGCGGCTTTTGTGAAGTCTCAAATAACAAGATCACTTTTCTTGTAGAGAGTGCCGAATTCGGTCGTGACATTGATGTGGACAGGGCTATGAGGGCAAAAGAGCGCGCTGAAAAGCGCCTTGCCCAAGCCTCAGCACAAAACGAAAACTTAAACCTGACCCGCGCTGAAGCATCTTTGCAGCGTGCGGTTGCCAGACTTAAGACTGCAAAGCTGTAA